A DNA window from Schistocerca gregaria isolate iqSchGreg1 chromosome 2, iqSchGreg1.2, whole genome shotgun sequence contains the following coding sequences:
- the LOC126335944 gene encoding uncharacterized protein LOC126335944 → MACKLIVLAAFVAVARAGYLGAPAVVAPAVRAAPVAYAAPAAVAAAEYDPHPQYNFAYSVQDALTGDSKAQQEVRDGDVVQGSYSLVEPDGSIRTVDYTADPVNGFNAVVHREAVAHAAPVVAKVAAPVAYAAPAVAKVAAPLAYGKAILGSDGCVSIGVGAPKACCGRWPPSTSRVAKTRAAPSHACSGYITAGRTVHRQFSAPHSKKLIDMACKLIVLAAFVAVARAGYLGAPAVYAPGAPIATRAYAAPVAYAAPALRAAPVAYAAPALRAAPLAVAPAVRAAPVAVAAPAAVAAEYDPNPQYSYAYSVQDALTGDSKNQQESRSGDVVQGSYSLVEPDGSIRTVDYTADPVNGFNAVVHREAAAHPAPVVAKVAAPVAYAAPAVAKIAAPVAYAAPAIAKYAAPLAYGKAILG, encoded by the exons ATGGCCTGCAAG CTGATCGTCCTCGCTGCCTTCGTGGCTGTCGCCCGCGCCGGCTACCTGGGAGCCCCAGCAGTGGTCGCCCCGGCCGTCAGGGCTGCCCCCGTGGCCTACGCTGCCCCCGCCGCCGTGGCCGCTGCCGAATACGACCCGCACCCCCAGTACAACTTCGCTTACAGCGTGCAGGACGCTCTGACTGGTGACTCCAAGGCACAGCAGGAAGTCCGCGACGGAGACGTCGTCCAGGGCAGCTACAGCCTGGTCGAGCCCGACGGTTCCATCCGCACCGTCGACTACACCGCCGACCCCGTCAACGGCTTCAACGCCGTCGTGCACCGGGAAGCTGTCGCCCACGCCGCCCCCGTCGTCGCCAAGGTGGCCGCTCCCGTCGCCTACGCCGCCCCTGCGGTTGCTAAGGTCGCTGCTCCCCTCGCCTATGGAAAGGCCATCCTCGGTT CGGACGGCTGTGTCTCAATTGGGGTAGGTGCGCCCAAGGCCTGCTGTGGCCGGTGGCCGCCATCCACATCGCGCGTTGCGAAAACGCGGGCAGCGCCCAGCCACGCCTGCAGCGGGTATATAACTGCCGGCCGGACAGTGCATCGCCAGTTCTCAGCTCCACACAGCAAGAAACTCATCGACATGGCCTGcaag CTGATCGTCCTCGCCGCCTTCGTGGCCGTAGCCCGTGCCGGCTACCTGGGTGCCCCCGCAGTCTACGCCCCCGGCGCTCCCATCGCCACccgcgcctacgccgcccccgtggCATACGCCGCCCCTGCCCTTCGTGCTGCTCCCGTGGCATACGCCGCCCCCGCCCTGCGTGCCGCCCCCCTGGCCGTCGCCCCCGCCGTGAGAGCCGCCCCCGTCGCAGTTGCCGCCCCCGCTGCCGTGGCCGCCGAGTACGACCCCAACCCCCAGTACAGCTACGCCTACAGCGTGCAGGACGCCCTCACCGGTGACTCCAAGAACCAGCAGGAGAGCCGCAGCGGTGACGTCGTCCAGGGCAGCTACAGCCTGGTCGAGCCCGACGGCTCCATCCGCACCGTCGACTACACCGCCGACCCCGTCAACGGCTTCAACGCCGTCGTGCACAGGGAGGCCGCTGCCCACCCCGCCCCCGTCGTCGCCAAGGTGGCCGCCCCcgtcgcctacgccgcccccgccgtcgctaAGATCGCCGCCCCTGTGGCTTACGCCGCCCCGGCCATTGCTAAGTACGCTGCCCCCCTTGCCTATGGCAAGGCTATCCTGGGCTAA